A window of Streptomyces sp. NBC_01224 genomic DNA:
TCTGGGGCGAGGCCCTCGGCTACCTGGTCGAGGACAACAGCGCACTGGTCGAGCGGGTCCTCGGCCTCGGCGCGGCGCCGGAAGAGGCGACGGTCCTGGTCGACGGCCGCCGCGCCTGGCGCGACCTCGTGGCCGTCCGGCACCCGGACGATCCGTACGAGAAGGAGAACGGAATCGGCCTCGGGCGACGGCTCCTGTTCCAGCGCGTACCGGAGGCCAAGACCGTGAAGAACCGGCTCCACCTCGACGTGCACGCGGGCCCGGAGCGACGCGAGGCAGAAGTGACACGGCTGGAGGGTCTGGGCGCGAGGGTGC
This region includes:
- a CDS encoding VOC family protein, translating into MTLNWKLVIDSADPHAQAAFWGEALGYLVEDNSALVERVLGLGAAPEEATVLVDGRRAWRDLVAVRHPDDPYEKENGIGLGRRLLFQRVPEAKTVKNRLHLDVHAGPERREAEVTRLEGLGARVLRRVEEPGGTWTVLADPEGNEFCVQ